A portion of the Halodesulfovibrio aestuarii DSM 17919 = ATCC 29578 genome contains these proteins:
- a CDS encoding phage tail tape measure protein, translating to MEVFEVFATFSLLDNLSGPLNRIRQSFRSTDAEGGRLSNMMGGLTKKLLPLAMAAGIVLGAFAPAVGVAMEFEAALSGLGAISNASAADMNVMKQSALDLGASTAFSAAQVAGAQTELAKKGFTANQVVGSMPGLLDLAAAAQTSLANAAGVTSGALNSFHMKASQAAEVADIIAAASTTSATDVDGLGMALQNAGAVVAGVGGDFALLAAITGKLADANINAAVAGTATKIMFNRLSAPTGGAAKQLESLGIATRDAQGNMLPFLDIMGSLEGAMQGKGTAEQAEILKTIFGEEAVGSVTALLGQGVDSLREYHDTLNNSTGTASAMAAKQLDNLKGSLTILDSGVEGLSISVGSVFTPALKILVDAVTVVVGWLNAMASHPIGKAILALIGGVAAVTLAVTLFSAVSWAATAAVSAMNLAILANPIALAAAAVIAGAIVIMSYWGEIKDFFASLWEPVAAFADEVEYAWNRIAGAFHMDGIAGVVEAVLGLFNIDLSDSGRKLLTSFIDGLKLMFTPLRVLVSSVGHIFDFLRGDISLFEAGKRIFGSLVDGIKSMATAPFEAVKAGLARVRNLLPFSDAKEGPLSALTLNGQKVMDTIGEGVGKAAPGLHATAAKALSGIAIPEPQPNIVPEFPSPPKQVELGEKVELLAPPLEPQGEPRANIRAENSERKSERASGNVVIQNLTVTLPDVSNAQDFVSALQQLVAEFDGQTPQGAC from the coding sequence ATGGAAGTCTTCGAAGTTTTTGCAACATTTAGTTTGCTCGACAACCTTTCGGGTCCTCTGAACAGGATTCGCCAGTCATTTCGCTCTACAGACGCTGAAGGAGGCCGCCTATCAAACATGATGGGCGGCCTTACTAAAAAGTTACTCCCGCTAGCGATGGCAGCGGGGATTGTACTTGGAGCCTTTGCGCCCGCTGTAGGCGTTGCAATGGAATTTGAGGCCGCGTTGTCCGGTCTTGGTGCAATCAGTAACGCAAGCGCTGCTGATATGAATGTGATGAAGCAATCCGCCTTAGACCTTGGCGCAAGCACCGCCTTTAGTGCCGCACAGGTAGCCGGGGCGCAGACGGAACTTGCAAAGAAAGGTTTTACAGCAAATCAGGTTGTAGGCTCTATGCCGGGTTTGCTTGATCTGGCGGCGGCAGCGCAGACCAGTCTTGCTAACGCAGCTGGCGTTACGTCTGGTGCGCTTAACTCTTTTCATATGAAAGCCTCACAAGCAGCAGAAGTTGCAGATATTATTGCGGCTGCTTCAACCACCAGTGCGACTGACGTAGATGGGTTGGGCATGGCCTTGCAGAATGCGGGTGCTGTTGTAGCAGGCGTAGGCGGCGATTTTGCGTTGCTTGCAGCCATTACGGGCAAGCTTGCCGACGCCAACATTAACGCCGCTGTTGCAGGTACCGCCACTAAAATTATGTTTAACCGCCTTTCAGCTCCTACTGGTGGCGCAGCAAAACAATTAGAAAGTCTAGGCATTGCTACCCGTGATGCTCAGGGAAATATGCTCCCATTTTTAGACATTATGGGCAGCCTTGAAGGCGCAATGCAGGGCAAAGGGACAGCAGAGCAAGCCGAGATTCTTAAAACAATTTTTGGTGAAGAGGCCGTTGGCTCTGTAACCGCGCTGTTGGGGCAGGGGGTAGACTCATTACGGGAGTACCATGACACCTTGAATAACAGCACAGGCACAGCCTCAGCTATGGCGGCAAAGCAGCTTGATAACCTGAAGGGCTCCCTTACTATTTTGGACTCCGGCGTGGAGGGGCTTTCTATTTCAGTTGGTAGTGTATTCACGCCAGCGCTTAAGATTTTAGTTGATGCCGTGACAGTGGTTGTCGGATGGCTGAATGCAATGGCCTCACACCCTATAGGTAAGGCAATTCTTGCGCTTATTGGTGGGGTTGCAGCTGTTACGCTTGCGGTTACGTTGTTTTCTGCTGTTTCTTGGGCAGCCACTGCGGCAGTGAGCGCTATGAACTTAGCGATTCTTGCTAACCCGATAGCGCTTGCTGCGGCCGCCGTGATCGCTGGCGCAATAGTCATTATGTCCTATTGGGGAGAAATTAAAGATTTCTTTGCTTCGTTATGGGAACCAGTGGCGGCTTTTGCTGACGAGGTGGAATACGCATGGAACCGTATTGCCGGGGCATTCCATATGGATGGTATAGCGGGCGTTGTTGAAGCTGTCTTAGGACTATTCAATATTGACCTTTCAGATTCTGGTCGGAAGCTGCTTACAAGCTTTATTGATGGCCTGAAGCTTATGTTTACGCCCCTCCGAGTGCTCGTTTCTTCAGTAGGGCACATCTTTGATTTCCTGCGGGGTGACATTTCATTGTTTGAGGCTGGCAAAAGGATTTTTGGCAGTTTAGTGGACGGGATCAAGTCCATGGCGACAGCGCCTTTCGAGGCCGTAAAAGCTGGACTGGCACGTGTCCGTAACCTGCTGCCGTTTTCAGACGCTAAAGAAGGTCCGCTTTCAGCTCTTACCCTTAACGGGCAGAAAGTTATGGATACTATTGGCGAAGGGGTAGGTAAGGCCGCCCCCGGCCTTCACGCAACGGCAGCAAAAGCATTGTCGGGCATTGCCATTCCCGAGCCACAGCCGAACATTGTTCCAGAATTTCCAAGTCCACCAAAACAAGTTGAGCTAGGGGAGAAAGTTGAGCTTTTAGCACCACCTCTAGAGCCACAAGGGGAGCCCCGCGCCAACATAAGGGCTGAGAATAGTGAGCGTAAGTCCGAGCGGGCGTCAGGGAACGTTGTTATTCAAAATCTTACTGTGACTTTGCCTGACGTGAGCAACGCGCAGGACTTTGTATCTGCTCTTCAGCAGCTCGTGGCGGAGTTTGACGGTCAGACGCCACAGGGAGCTTGTTAA
- a CDS encoding PBECR2 nuclease fold domain-containing protein, with protein sequence MIKPVALPPEVAIAYWKDKVPVSASEYKALNESARSRAFAVSSLARVDQVAAMQDAIGRAIKDGETFEDFKKRIVEIAKNAELRPWQLANIYRTNIQSAYMAGRYTQMKRTTKSRPYWRYVAVGDQQTRLDHLALHGKVYPHDHEFWDSFFPPNGFGCRCSVQSLSDFQMRKRGLKAEKDMPGIVHAKHPATGEPLPPVRPKPDAGFAANVGKNWHSGLTPSELPDETQLVSKTHGAVCRASIAFAGHQKGAGCTPPLAELEERHILPVTAADLLPEGLSSEQYVKAFLSEFGLPSVKASTLHTLPSGHPVVISKSLFIDKKTGLWKVKKSGREQHLRLLARTIKNPFEVWQVPSELTGKPVHVLRTLRVFTGENGRIGGFGVFNLVNGRKWVGATTFTPKLGNEKGMLKYLEKQRQGVLLYREP encoded by the coding sequence ATGATTAAGCCTGTAGCGCTGCCGCCGGAAGTAGCTATTGCGTACTGGAAAGATAAGGTTCCGGTTTCTGCCAGCGAATATAAGGCGTTGAATGAGTCAGCTCGGTCTCGCGCTTTTGCTGTCAGCAGTCTTGCCCGAGTGGATCAGGTTGCCGCAATGCAGGACGCAATAGGTAGAGCCATAAAGGACGGCGAAACTTTCGAAGATTTCAAAAAGCGTATTGTTGAGATAGCTAAAAATGCCGAGCTTCGCCCGTGGCAATTAGCGAATATTTATCGCACCAATATTCAGAGTGCCTACATGGCAGGCCGTTATACACAGATGAAGCGGACAACGAAAAGCCGCCCGTACTGGCGATATGTTGCGGTGGGTGACCAGCAGACCCGTCTTGATCATCTGGCATTACACGGAAAGGTGTATCCGCACGATCATGAATTTTGGGATTCTTTTTTCCCGCCTAACGGGTTTGGCTGCCGCTGCTCTGTGCAAAGCCTTTCTGATTTTCAGATGCGCAAGCGCGGGTTGAAGGCAGAAAAGGATATGCCGGGTATTGTTCATGCAAAACACCCTGCAACAGGAGAGCCGTTGCCGCCAGTACGCCCAAAACCGGATGCAGGTTTTGCGGCGAATGTTGGCAAAAATTGGCATTCGGGGCTTACGCCGTCTGAGTTGCCCGATGAGACGCAGCTTGTCTCTAAAACACATGGTGCAGTTTGCCGGGCTTCCATAGCGTTTGCCGGGCATCAAAAGGGCGCAGGCTGTACGCCTCCGCTGGCGGAGCTTGAGGAGCGGCATATCCTACCCGTAACTGCCGCTGATCTGCTTCCCGAGGGGCTTTCATCTGAACAGTATGTAAAGGCTTTTCTTAGTGAATTTGGACTGCCCAGTGTAAAAGCTTCTACCTTGCACACATTACCTTCAGGGCACCCGGTAGTTATCAGCAAGAGCTTGTTTATCGATAAGAAAACTGGGCTTTGGAAGGTTAAAAAATCAGGTCGAGAACAACACCTTAGGCTTTTGGCCAGAACCATCAAGAATCCATTTGAAGTTTGGCAGGTGCCGTCTGAGTTGACAGGGAAGCCCGTACATGTACTGCGGACGCTTCGGGTGTTCACTGGCGAAAATGGCAGGATAGGCGGCTTTGGTGTGTTTAACTTGGTCAATGGTCGCAAGTGGGTGGGAGCTACTACCTTTACGCCTAAGCTTGGTAACGAAAAAGGCATGCTCAAGTATTTGGAAAAACAGCGCCAAGGTGTTTTGTTGTACCGTGAACCTTAA
- a CDS encoding DUF2586 domain-containing protein, producing the protein MGRKDVFEHIIDGVSGIAPGDVSGKALVVGVCSKGEVGKTYYLGKRSDLAKLLGTGPLVDRLQDIFAAAGQDATVLAVPVAGNPSGTITQVKHIGTGVSASVSGIPAANADVVVEIVNGGALGTATAKISTDNGAIFSSASAVAANGQVTIGGSGTTLVFEGGDLVAGDTYTYTVRGAIGTVEQVGSGAKVTVEGTVVVGAQLVLQVVKSGGRNVGQYQLSVDGGDNFSGYRTIPVDGRIVAADTGVTIVCPSSGDEEFKAGTTYSCNLLAPVPTVPAVIAALKKPLEVVDPEFVYVVGGSDSVAWASLGALADDLWNKHRPTYFVCESRLPAAGEDLNDWVTALKEERATFAHRFVSVCCAYGEIADRTGQRKVRNAGGLLTGRILSIPVQRDIGRVRDQAITGITVPDEYTDSMQLVLEDAGYITLTRYAGLRGTYWGTARTMADTTSDYQRLEVIRTTFKAIRLMRLQALKALKDELGDPVQGADASGLAYLRSNLENALDTMVKAKPKELAGYAIEIPPGQDFVNNGVAVETKLIGIPIIDTINLYSSYIYAGSKFDPRLQG; encoded by the coding sequence ATGGGACGTAAAGACGTATTTGAACACATTATTGACGGTGTCAGTGGCATTGCCCCGGGTGATGTTTCAGGCAAAGCACTTGTTGTTGGTGTGTGTAGCAAGGGAGAAGTGGGAAAAACTTATTACCTTGGGAAGCGCAGCGACCTTGCAAAATTGCTTGGTACAGGTCCCCTTGTTGACCGCTTGCAAGATATTTTTGCTGCGGCAGGGCAGGACGCTACGGTGCTTGCCGTGCCTGTTGCGGGTAATCCTTCCGGTACGATCACTCAGGTAAAGCATATTGGTACAGGCGTTAGTGCTTCTGTTTCCGGCATTCCAGCCGCCAATGCTGACGTTGTGGTCGAGATCGTTAACGGTGGTGCGCTGGGAACAGCTACAGCAAAGATTAGTACAGATAACGGAGCTATCTTTAGTTCTGCATCTGCGGTCGCAGCTAACGGGCAAGTGACGATCGGAGGTTCAGGCACAACACTGGTGTTTGAAGGGGGTGATCTCGTTGCGGGCGATACGTATACCTACACTGTTCGTGGTGCCATTGGAACGGTTGAGCAAGTTGGCAGCGGCGCAAAAGTTACGGTTGAGGGTACCGTTGTCGTAGGAGCGCAGCTCGTGCTGCAAGTCGTTAAATCCGGCGGTCGTAATGTTGGCCAGTATCAACTTAGCGTTGACGGTGGCGATAACTTTAGCGGCTATCGCACTATCCCTGTTGATGGTCGCATCGTTGCGGCAGATACAGGTGTGACCATTGTTTGCCCAAGCTCAGGGGACGAAGAATTTAAAGCAGGCACTACTTATTCCTGCAACTTGCTTGCACCAGTTCCGACCGTGCCAGCCGTTATCGCAGCTCTTAAGAAGCCGCTTGAGGTTGTAGACCCTGAGTTTGTGTATGTCGTTGGTGGCTCTGACTCTGTGGCGTGGGCATCCCTTGGCGCTCTGGCCGATGACCTGTGGAATAAGCACCGTCCGACGTATTTTGTTTGTGAGTCCCGCCTGCCCGCAGCAGGGGAAGACTTAAACGACTGGGTAACGGCACTCAAAGAAGAGCGAGCAACCTTTGCTCATCGTTTTGTGAGCGTGTGTTGTGCTTATGGGGAAATTGCCGATCGAACAGGCCAACGTAAAGTACGTAACGCAGGCGGCCTTCTTACAGGCCGTATTTTGAGTATTCCAGTACAGCGCGATATCGGGCGTGTGCGTGATCAGGCCATTACAGGAATTACTGTTCCAGATGAATATACAGATTCCATGCAGCTTGTCTTGGAAGACGCCGGGTATATTACCCTGACCCGCTATGCTGGCCTTCGTGGAACCTACTGGGGTACTGCCCGCACTATGGCGGATACTACAAGCGACTATCAGCGACTGGAAGTTATCCGCACCACATTCAAGGCAATTCGCCTGATGCGCCTGCAGGCACTTAAAGCTCTGAAGGACGAGCTTGGTGACCCAGTGCAGGGTGCCGATGCAAGCGGCCTTGCGTATCTGCGATCAAATCTTGAAAACGCGCTGGATACAATGGTTAAGGCCAAACCGAAAGAGCTTGCTGGCTACGCCATAGAAATTCCGCCTGGTCAGGATTTCGTAAACAACGGTGTCGCTGTTGAAACCAAGCTCATTGGCATCCCAATTATCGACACTATCAACTTGTACTCCTCATATATTTATGCGGGTAGCAAGTTTGACCCACGCTTACAAGGGTAG
- a CDS encoding major capsid protein, producing the protein MFDLKPYFTAAKIAKRFQNAPVIKDVVMDTLFPPAVRQTVESPVIPVSDIKQIVGAVPVVHRGAASIPLRADNTMNTYVEPLPVRIHDDIDAVTLNNLKMATSTTLEQWANRKQLALRQTARLTAAVLCSQAVFNGKISYPLLESNNSYATYTVTYGDVLEHSVATVDKWDDANASLMGVYKTLEAISTKLDDAGHGGEKVTFAGSIAYATLLVLIDATDKPKIPVRIMDDGTINIGGHKIKKMAETYPDPENKTVKPKLPPKEIRMVATGNTALFYGPIDDLDANLQAMPMFIKPHKVADPSKYTLIGESKPLPAVAPEATCKATVLK; encoded by the coding sequence ATGTTTGATTTGAAACCATATTTCACAGCGGCGAAGATCGCCAAGCGATTCCAGAACGCGCCTGTCATCAAAGACGTGGTCATGGATACGCTTTTTCCTCCGGCAGTTCGTCAAACTGTCGAATCTCCGGTTATCCCGGTGTCAGATATTAAGCAGATAGTAGGTGCGGTTCCTGTTGTGCATCGCGGCGCGGCCTCTATTCCGTTGCGTGCTGACAATACGATGAACACCTACGTTGAGCCGCTCCCGGTACGTATTCATGACGATATTGACGCGGTTACTCTAAACAACCTGAAAATGGCTACTTCTACCACATTGGAACAGTGGGCAAACCGTAAGCAGCTTGCATTACGACAGACCGCAAGGCTTACAGCCGCTGTCCTTTGCTCCCAAGCTGTATTTAACGGCAAAATCAGCTACCCGCTTCTTGAATCCAACAATAGCTACGCGACGTATACAGTGACATACGGGGATGTGCTGGAGCATTCGGTTGCCACTGTTGATAAGTGGGATGATGCCAACGCAAGCTTAATGGGCGTTTATAAAACGCTCGAAGCCATAAGCACTAAGCTTGATGACGCTGGCCACGGTGGTGAAAAGGTTACCTTCGCTGGCTCAATTGCCTATGCAACATTACTCGTTCTCATTGACGCCACTGACAAGCCGAAGATTCCGGTCAGGATTATGGATGACGGGACTATTAATATCGGTGGGCACAAAATCAAGAAGATGGCGGAAACTTATCCAGACCCAGAGAACAAGACCGTAAAGCCTAAGCTTCCACCAAAAGAAATCCGTATGGTGGCAACAGGTAATACCGCGTTGTTCTATGGTCCGATTGATGATTTGGACGCCAACCTTCAAGCCATGCCGATGTTCATTAAGCCACACAAGGTGGCAGACCCAAGCAAATACACTCTTATCGGCGAATCTAAACCCCTTCCTGCCGTCGCTCCTGAAGCTACCTGTAAAGCAACAGTTCTGAAGTAA
- a CDS encoding phage protein Gp36 family protein — MSYCELVDLYDVIPKGYLDAADKVTPGIVGRKIESVSRVIDDGLRQHHELPLQEVPETIKQMAVVMAAYEAVGGITAVKKEGGNDNKLLVLQDLYKQARIDLAAIRSGKLKLSQPSEAVVESSTGMAVVSRKSRFDFTGW, encoded by the coding sequence ATGTCATACTGCGAATTAGTGGACTTATACGACGTTATCCCGAAGGGCTACCTTGATGCGGCAGACAAAGTTACGCCGGGAATCGTTGGACGAAAGATTGAAAGCGTGAGCCGTGTAATTGATGACGGGCTACGTCAGCACCATGAGCTACCGCTCCAAGAAGTGCCAGAAACTATTAAGCAGATGGCGGTTGTCATGGCGGCGTATGAGGCTGTTGGCGGTATCACCGCAGTCAAAAAAGAGGGCGGAAACGACAACAAGCTTCTTGTGTTGCAAGACCTCTACAAGCAGGCACGGATAGACTTGGCAGCAATTCGATCAGGAAAATTGAAGTTGTCACAGCCTAGTGAGGCCGTGGTGGAAAGTTCCACTGGAATGGCGGTTGTAAGCCGTAAAAGCCGTTTTGATTTTACGGGTTGGTAA
- a CDS encoding terminase large subunit domain-containing protein, whose translation MALLMYQKKWIDDRSPVKFWEKSRRIGASWADAADSALVAAMSKEDGGMSTYYLSYNKDMTKQYVADTADWAKKYDLVAGEMEEIVLKDADKDVTIYQVRFASGFVVQGLSSNPSNLRSKQGRVRIDEAAFVEDLGELLKAALALTMWGGDVAVISTHNGEESEFNQYIQDIRAGKLDYTLHRTDFDEALQAGLFKAICGVKGDTWTQANEDAWREKTITRYGDGANEELFCVPSKSGGSWLTRNLIESCMSPEFLVITWEPPADDFVDWPLDIAHAEVEDWCEEILLPLLQELPQDCKHYFGEDFGRSGDLTVLAPMTEYDDLSLYIPFLVELRNAPFRTQEQILFYMVDRLPQFSGGALDARGNGQSLAEFARQEYGADFIAEVMLSQTWYREQMPPLKAQFEDRTLLIPKSAVVLDDLRGIKLQKGIPKPPESSTQGKEGQRHCDSAVSIALALFARNTIEVDTEWQCASAGGGMSQRIISGY comes from the coding sequence ATGGCTTTGCTCATGTATCAAAAGAAGTGGATTGACGATCGCTCCCCGGTAAAGTTTTGGGAAAAGTCTCGTCGTATCGGTGCCTCGTGGGCAGACGCAGCGGACAGCGCGCTTGTTGCCGCAATGAGCAAGGAAGATGGCGGCATGTCCACATACTATCTGTCCTACAACAAAGATATGACGAAACAGTATGTTGCGGATACAGCGGACTGGGCAAAGAAATACGACCTTGTCGCGGGCGAGATGGAGGAGATTGTTCTCAAAGACGCGGACAAGGATGTAACAATCTACCAGGTACGTTTTGCCTCCGGTTTTGTGGTGCAGGGGCTTTCCTCTAACCCTTCCAACCTTCGCTCTAAGCAGGGGCGTGTTCGCATAGACGAGGCCGCTTTTGTAGAGGATTTGGGCGAACTTTTGAAAGCCGCTCTGGCCCTCACCATGTGGGGCGGTGATGTAGCTGTTATCTCTACACATAATGGTGAGGAGTCTGAATTTAACCAGTACATACAAGATATTCGCGCGGGTAAGCTTGATTATACCTTGCACCGTACTGATTTTGATGAAGCTCTACAAGCAGGGCTATTCAAAGCAATTTGTGGAGTGAAAGGCGACACTTGGACGCAGGCGAATGAAGATGCGTGGCGAGAGAAAACGATTACTCGTTATGGTGACGGTGCAAATGAAGAACTCTTTTGTGTGCCGTCTAAGTCAGGAGGTTCATGGCTTACACGTAATTTGATTGAGTCGTGTATGTCGCCAGAATTTCTCGTCATCACATGGGAGCCGCCAGCGGATGACTTTGTAGATTGGCCTTTGGATATTGCCCATGCGGAAGTTGAGGACTGGTGCGAGGAAATTCTTTTACCGCTTCTGCAGGAGCTACCGCAGGATTGTAAGCATTACTTTGGTGAGGACTTCGGTCGCTCTGGTGACTTAACCGTGCTCGCTCCTATGACGGAGTATGACGATTTATCACTATATATTCCGTTCCTTGTGGAACTACGTAACGCGCCATTCAGAACACAAGAGCAGATACTTTTTTATATGGTGGATAGACTCCCGCAGTTTTCAGGCGGAGCGCTGGATGCGCGTGGTAACGGGCAGTCATTGGCGGAGTTCGCACGGCAGGAATACGGAGCGGACTTTATCGCTGAGGTGATGCTTTCCCAAACTTGGTACCGGGAACAAATGCCGCCGCTAAAAGCTCAGTTTGAAGACAGGACGCTGCTGATCCCGAAGAGCGCTGTGGTGTTGGATGACTTACGCGGCATTAAATTACAGAAGGGAATTCCCAAGCCACCGGAGAGCAGCACGCAAGGCAAGGAAGGACAACGACACTGTGACAGTGCTGTTTCTATCGCACTTGCCTTGTTCGCCCGCAACACCATTGAGGTGGATACAGAGTGGCAGTGTGCAAGCGCGGGCGGTGGGATGAGTCAACGAATTATTAGTGGGTACTAG
- a CDS encoding phage virion morphogenesis protein codes for MAGASFKMDMGKVLDWADRGITGEQQQRQLAMDIGEMLVSNTQQRFEDQQAPDGSSWEPSMRAKEMGGVTLTKTSELKNSIGYVASSKGISVGSNKVYAAIHQLGGEIKGKKGKLKLKLPNGQFVQVDKVTMPKREFLGISDEDKEEAAHLIKEYMLTAVGQSK; via the coding sequence ATGGCTGGTGCCTCTTTCAAAATGGACATGGGCAAGGTGCTGGACTGGGCCGACAGAGGAATAACTGGAGAGCAGCAGCAAAGGCAGCTTGCAATGGATATAGGCGAAATGCTGGTCAGCAATACGCAGCAGCGTTTTGAAGATCAGCAGGCACCGGACGGTTCGAGTTGGGAGCCTTCCATGCGCGCCAAAGAGATGGGCGGTGTAACACTCACTAAAACGAGTGAGCTGAAGAACTCCATAGGCTACGTGGCAAGTTCAAAGGGCATCAGTGTCGGCTCAAATAAAGTGTATGCCGCAATTCACCAGTTAGGCGGGGAAATCAAAGGCAAAAAGGGAAAGCTTAAGCTCAAGCTACCTAACGGCCAGTTTGTACAGGTGGACAAGGTGACAATGCCAAAGCGCGAGTTTTTAGGGATCAGCGACGAGGACAAAGAAGAGGCAGCGCACTTGATTAAAGAATACATGCTGACCGCTGTGGGACAATCAAAATGA
- a CDS encoding phage portal protein family protein, with translation MNGLYTSTGEFIEFSQSEERELLTTELASRQSAGGFSPAMALGQLPDPDPVLRKRGDGVAVLDDLLADDEVTQAVQGRKLMTLNKRHYQFVPGAPAGDEPEPEAKGLCDALIRDLEDIDMDVLISGILDAPYYGMTPIELTFAPDGGRLKLVQAEPKPVEWFVFNDENKLMFRGEYFSNPQPVHPYKFVLVRHFPTYKNPYGLRLLSRCLWPVAFKRGGIEFWTRFCEKFGQPWMLGTAKANATRAEMNAMAADLASMVQDAVAVVPGGAKVEALQFSGKGEAHSSYVQYWDKAINKVIKGQTLTSDMGSGHSNAAAQTHYNVLEGYGAADMQLVVTAMNNIAWTYTKVNMPQTEGRRSRSTFSPVFGYVEPKDYKAQIELDKGLKGVGVKFKKPHFVQTYSLAEDEFELEGEESKDEPKKHSGSESFAAKPDADQPAEPDAYQQQIDAFLEEVLPEAVSQNEKFMAAVQQAVEKAESWEDMQLLLEEYAPQGMTEDEQTEFMTNVLSGVAMFGQYAAGETND, from the coding sequence ATGAACGGACTATATACATCTACGGGCGAGTTTATAGAGTTTTCGCAAAGTGAAGAACGCGAGTTGCTCACAACAGAATTAGCCTCACGCCAATCAGCAGGTGGTTTTTCTCCTGCAATGGCGCTTGGCCAGCTTCCTGATCCTGACCCAGTTCTACGAAAGCGCGGTGACGGTGTAGCGGTTTTGGATGACTTATTAGCAGACGATGAAGTTACTCAGGCCGTGCAAGGCCGTAAGCTTATGACTTTGAATAAACGGCATTATCAGTTTGTTCCCGGTGCTCCTGCCGGTGATGAGCCGGAACCGGAAGCAAAGGGGCTATGCGACGCACTTATTCGTGACCTTGAAGATATCGACATGGACGTGCTTATAAGTGGAATTCTAGACGCTCCATATTACGGAATGACTCCCATTGAGCTTACCTTTGCGCCAGACGGCGGGCGTTTGAAATTAGTACAGGCCGAGCCGAAGCCAGTTGAATGGTTTGTCTTCAATGACGAAAACAAGCTCATGTTCCGTGGTGAATATTTTTCTAACCCACAGCCTGTGCACCCATATAAGTTTGTGCTGGTTCGGCATTTCCCAACGTATAAGAACCCATATGGGTTGCGCTTGCTTTCTAGGTGCCTTTGGCCAGTTGCATTTAAGCGTGGGGGCATAGAGTTCTGGACTCGATTCTGTGAAAAGTTTGGGCAGCCTTGGATGCTTGGAACCGCAAAAGCTAATGCAACCCGTGCCGAGATGAACGCCATGGCGGCGGACTTAGCCTCGATGGTGCAGGACGCCGTGGCAGTAGTTCCGGGTGGCGCAAAAGTGGAGGCGTTACAGTTCTCCGGCAAAGGGGAAGCCCATAGCAGTTATGTTCAGTACTGGGATAAGGCCATTAATAAGGTAATCAAAGGCCAGACACTCACCAGCGATATGGGCAGCGGGCATTCCAACGCGGCGGCGCAGACCCATTATAACGTGCTGGAAGGGTACGGCGCGGCGGATATGCAGCTTGTTGTTACGGCAATGAACAATATTGCTTGGACATATACCAAGGTGAACATGCCTCAAACCGAAGGCCGAAGAAGCCGCTCAACCTTTAGCCCTGTGTTTGGCTACGTAGAGCCGAAAGATTACAAGGCACAGATTGAACTTGATAAGGGGTTAAAAGGCGTCGGGGTAAAATTTAAGAAGCCTCATTTCGTTCAGACATATTCTCTTGCCGAGGATGAGTTTGAGCTGGAGGGCGAGGAGTCGAAGGACGAACCAAAGAAACATTCGGGTAGTGAGAGTTTCGCCGCAAAGCCTGACGCGGATCAGCCAGCAGAACCAGACGCCTATCAACAACAGATTGACGCATTTTTAGAGGAAGTTTTGCCCGAAGCCGTCAGCCAAAATGAGAAATTTATGGCGGCTGTACAGCAGGCCGTTGAAAAGGCTGAGTCTTGGGAAGATATGCAGCTCTTGTTGGAGGAGTACGCTCCGCAGGGCATGACAGAAGATGAACAAACCGAGTTTATGACAAATGTCTTAAGCGGCGTAGCAATGTTCGGTCAGTACGCAGCAGGTGAAACAAATGATTAA